TTCTTCTTGTGTTCCTTAGTTATAGAGAACTTGAACTTTTGTTTCAAAATTAATATGAAAAAAGGGATATCATCTACCAAATATCTTTTCCACAATCTTTTTGGATCACATAAAATTCTGAACAACCACTCGAAACCAACTTCACTCATCCACTTTGGAGATCTTTTCAACTTTCCTGCTTCAAAATCAATAGTGGCACCGAGCGCCATAAATATCTTTATATGGGGTAGCATACTCTTGTACTTGTATATCCACTTTTCTTGCTTTGGGGCACCAACTCCGATAACTAAGACAGTCGCACCGGAGCTATTTATCATGTTAATGATGTTCTGACACTCTTCTTCGTCTTTTTCAAATCCAAAAGGTGGAGAATAGGAGGCAACAATAATATTCCTGCCTGTTTTCCTGTTGATTTCATTTTGAGCTTTACTGGCTACCCCAATACCTGCTCCCAAAAGAAAGATTTTGATGTTTTGATTGTTCTTGTGATAATTATAGAAAGCCGGGAACAAATCTGAACCCGATATCTTCTCTTGAATTGGCGTGCCCAAAAACTTAGATGCGTAAAGGAGTATTTGACTATCACAAATCTTATAGTCACTAATGCTATATGCTTGTAAAAACTCCGGATCTTCTTGTAATTTCATCAAATGATCGACATTGGGTGTAAACACTACCCCAGAGCGCAATTTATCCAACAGTTCTACCTTAGATAAATTGTCAATCTCCAAGTTCAAAATTTTAACTTTATTCATGGCTTGCACAGTTACCCTTAAATCTTACTTTCGGTTAATTGACTCAGTAGACAATGAGAAAGGAGAGAATATCTTGAGAATTCGAGCATGCCCTGATTTTGGATTTTCATCTTAGTTGTGTATAGCACCTATCTTTCAGCAAATGAACAGATTTAAAAGAGAGTTGTATGGAAATTGCCAACCTTGAGAAGGTTTGGCACGTCTATGCTTCAATCTGGATGCGCCGGATTAGTCTGAATTCTCGATTCAGGGAGAGGGCTGTTTTTTGTGAAAACCCTCTGGGCATGATACGGGTGAGGCTATGGTCGCCACCAAGGGCGATAAGCCGGAGGTTGATCGCATGTGCGTATCGTAATAAGGCACGAAAATAGTGTCCTTGCGGAGGCAGATTGTGCCTTTGAGAAAACCGCGCACACTCGCACTCGTTTCTATGATCAAACTGAGAACACCTAACTGAACTGGGTTTTTAGTCGATACAATACCTGGTAACTAGTAAATTGGGCACGGACTGTATCATTCAAAACAACCAAAAACTTAACAATAAAAGCTTTTTAAATTTTGAATGAGTGAACGCGTGAATTTCCCAAACGGTAGTTCATCTCCCGTAAACGCAAATCGCATGGCAGCGTGTCTGTAGGAAATATGAACGAGAGGGTTACTTTGCTCTCAGATGACGAATGTGCTTTAGAACTCAATTTTTTAGGCGTATTTACGGTTTAATTTCGTTGATTTTTTCACTTTAACGGCTATCAAATTTAATTACTATGTGACAATTTATCATGAAAACATAAAGCAAAATTGTCACTTCACATATTTTTCATAAAAAAAAACGACATAATTTCAGTGTATCTACAGTGAGCAAGAGTCTAAAATATAGTTATATCAACGCTTTCGACCAAAGTTTGCACACTTACTAGACATATATGAAAAATTTGTAAAGTAATCATGAAAATGAATAGTGTATTAAGAACAACATTAGAAATAATGACACCTCTTCCAAAAGTGAGATTTTACAAGGTTATGTTAAGCGTTAACCGTTCCCGACTTCTGTAAGAAGCCTATTGTGTATGTTGTATCTGCTGCGCGCCAAAAGATTTTTGCAGATGCTCCTTACAAGAGTCAGTACTTGCAGCGTTATATCCAGTAAGATTTCATTTTTGTATAAGAAAACTATAGATCTAGGTTAGAGTTTCCCTTTGTTAGTTAAAATTTTTATTACCATTAGATATATTTACCATGATATAAAGATTTTTTGCCCTCTGTCAAATTGAGAATCTATGCGTTGAAATTCTTCTTTCAAACTTTAGGTAATCTAGCCAAATAGAAGATGTGAAAATTGGTATTTTGATGTTAAATGGTGGGGATTGCCAAAAGTTGACTAAAAATCATATCACTGTTATTTATTGAGGCAATATTCAGGAGTGAACGTGAACATTATTATTTCTCGTAAAAATGTATTTTCTTTGCTGAGTTTATCGGCTATGGCGGTTTTGGGAAGCGGTTTATCTGCTGCTGCCCAAACGGTAGAGGCCACAAGCGCTCAGCAATCAATCCAGTCTTCCAGAACTGATGCGTTTGTTAATCAGGTAAGTCCTGAAGTAGAAAGCTTCTACCCACCAGCTTTTAGCTCTAGTGCGGTAGAGTCCACTGCTGTACAAGATAATCATCTATCGTCAGTATCAAATGTAAATAACCAGCAGCAGTTACCAACTAGCACACACCAAGCTAATAATAATGTAGTTACACCTGTTCCTGGAACAACAGCAACTTCATCTGCGGCACTTATAGATTCCCAGAATGCAGAAGCTCAATCATCCACTTCTGGGTCGTCTAAGTCTAAGGTGGCACAATCAGATATTAGTATTGACCCCGGCAGACCAACCCGTGGTGGTTCAAGTTACATTGGAATTGGTGGTAACATTGGTTTAGGTGGTAACTCTGCTTTGGGTGATGGTAACTTTATGGTTATCAGCAAAATCGGTCTAACAAATGCGATATCAGTGCGACCAGCAGCAGTGATCGGAGACAATACAACTATCTTACTTCCAGTAACCTACGACATTTCATTCAGGCAGCTATCAGATCCTTTTGCTGCTCCCTTGCCTATTGCCCCATACATAGGAGCAGGTGCAGCTATCAACACTGGTGACGGCTCTGAAGTTGCCTTTCTTGTCACTGGCGGAGTCGATGTGCCCATAACTCCTCGATTTACAGCAACAGCCGCTTTGAATGCCGCATTTTTCAATGAAACTGATATAGGTTTATCAATAGGAGTTGGTTATAACTTTGGTCGTCTTTTTGGTTCATAAATAATACCATAAAGCCCAAAGTTACCACCGATGTGACTTGACACAGAGTCATATCTTTGGTTTAAACGGTGGATATCAGTGAGGCAGCACATAGAGAATAGTCTCACTGAGTTTCTCAACCCTAAAAATACACCTTGGAGAATTACCTTGCCTCATTCGATTCAACAAGCTCAACCGCCCCTGGAGTATATTCCCCAGCATTTTAACTTAGCAGTGTACCATATCACCAAATGGGCACTGCCTGTTTTAATGCGGTTCCGGACTCGACCGTGGTTACCAGCTGGTATTGCGGAGGTTGAAACTGTGAATGTCGAGAGGCTAGTTAATCTCTACCAACAATTTCAAGCTGGCA
This portion of the Brasilonema sennae CENA114 genome encodes:
- a CDS encoding WecB/TagA/CpsF family glycosyltransferase: MNKVKILNLEIDNLSKVELLDKLRSGVVFTPNVDHLMKLQEDPEFLQAYSISDYKICDSQILLYASKFLGTPIQEKISGSDLFPAFYNYHKNNQNIKIFLLGAGIGVASKAQNEINRKTGRNIIVASYSPPFGFEKDEEECQNIINMINSSGATVLVIGVGAPKQEKWIYKYKSMLPHIKIFMALGATIDFEAGKLKRSPKWMSEVGFEWLFRILCDPKRLWKRYLVDDIPFFILILKQKFKFSITKEHKKKNPMSANC